The following coding sequences are from one Tachysurus vachellii isolate PV-2020 chromosome 7, HZAU_Pvac_v1, whole genome shotgun sequence window:
- the dynlt5 gene encoding dynein light chain Tctex-type 5, translating into MSDVAKEKAIRLLKKRESMSSLGSQDVRARREEYTFKTKGSISSVSYMDEAGHHDENPRHAVQMENTYQLGPSKRFPDHAVREILKDVLSSYLQEEKYEPELCRQMTKTISEVVKARVKDLMIPRYKIIVMISIGQLAEQNVRMASRCVWDAATDTFSSYAFKNSSLFAVANVYAVYFE; encoded by the exons ATGTCTGACGTGGCAAAGGAAAAGGCCATTCGGCTGCTGAAGAAGCGAGAGAGCATGTCATCTCTGGGCAGTCAGGACGTGAGAGCCAGGAGGGAGGAGTACACTTTCAAGACCAAGGG CTCTATCAGTAGTGTGTCCTATATGGACGAGGCTGGTCACCATGACGAAAACCCTCGTCACGCAGTGCAAATGGAGAACACGTACCAGCTCG GTCCTTCAAAGCGGTTTCCAGACCACGCAGTGAGGGAGATCCTGAAGGACGTTCTGAGCAGCTACCTGCAGGAGGAAAAGTATGAACCTGAGCTGTGCAGACAGATGACCAAAACCATATCAGAG GTGGTGAAGGCACGAGTGAAAGACCTGATGATCCCCCGCTACAAGATCATCGTGATGATCAGCATCGGCCAGCTGGCGGAGCAGAATGTGCGCATGGCGAGCCGCTGCGTCTGGGATGCCGCCACCGACACCTTTTCATCCTACGCTTTCAAGAACAGCTCACTTTTCGCTGTCGCCAATGTCTACGCCGTGTACTTTGAATGA
- the insl5b gene encoding insulin-like 5b, whose product MKVLLFVCIQASLLACTLQTEASQIPIKLCGREFLRAVVYTCGGSRWRRSLNDIFTKELEDMPRFRRSDDSGLLDLCCQVGCRKRDLELMC is encoded by the exons ATGAAGGTCCTGCTGTTTGTATGTATCCAGGCGTCTCTGTTGGCCTGCACGCTACAGACAGAAGCATCCCAAATTCCGATAAAGCTGTGCGGCCGGGAGTTCCTGCGTGCTGTCGTGTACACGTGCGGTGGCTCCAGATGGAGGAGGAGCCTGAATGACATCTTCACAAAGG AGCTGGAGGACATGCCGAGGTTCAGGAGGAGTGACGACTCAGGGTTGCTGGATCTCTGCTGCCAAGTAGGCTGCAGGAAGAGAGACCTGGAGCTCATGTGCTGA